Proteins co-encoded in one Acipenser ruthenus chromosome 3, fAciRut3.2 maternal haplotype, whole genome shotgun sequence genomic window:
- the LOC117435710 gene encoding frizzled-8-like: MECYLLEIYLLLALALLQRSSCATAKELTCQEVSVPLCKGIGYNYTYMPNQFNHDTQDEAGLEVHQFWPLVEIQCSPDLKFFLCSMYTPICLEDYKKPLPPCRSVCERARAGCAPLMRQYGFAWPDRMRCDRLPVQGNPDTLCMDYNRTDLTTASPFFPKPTIHPGKPSSPHKNKNGIRPPVPGSKHRPPVTPCEPGCQCRAPMVKITSERHPLYNRVNTGQMPNCAIPCHNPYFTHDERTFTAFWIGLWSVLCFVSTFATVATFLIDMERFKYPERPIIFLSACYMFVSVGYIVRLIAGHEKVACNREYEVEHIHYETTGPALCTVVFLLVYFFGMASSIWWVILSLTWFLAAGMKWGNEAIASYSQYFHLAAWLIPSIKSIAVLALSSVDGDPVAGICYVGNQNLDNLRGFVLAPLVIYLFIGTMFLLAGFVSLFRIRSVIKQGGTKTDKLEKLMIRIGIFTVLYTVPATIVVACYFYEQHNRQSWEITHNCSCLVEKDTKKPEYAVFMLKYFMCLLVGITSGVWIWSGKTLESWRAFTTRCCWGSKGTSGSLYSDASTGLTWRSGTASSVSYPKQMPLSQV; the protein is encoded by the coding sequence ATGGAGTGCTACCTGTTGGAGATTTACCTGCTTCTAGCGCTTGCTCTTCTGCAGCGATCGAGCTGCGCTACAGCGAAGGAACTGACCTGCCAGGAGGTATCCGTGCCTTTGTGTAAAGGAATCGGCTACAACTATACCTACATGCCTAACCAGTTTAACCACGACACACAGGATGAAGCTGGCTTGGAGGTACACCAGTTCTGGCCTCTGGTTGAGATCCAGTGTTCCCCGGACCTGAAGTTCTTCCTCTGCAGCATGTACACGCCGATCTGCCTGGAGGACTATAAGAAACCACTGCCGCCTTGCAGGAGCGTCTGCGAGAGAGCTAGAGCTGGGTGCGCACCTTTAATGCGGCAGTATGGCTTTGCTTGGCCAGATCGAATGAGATGTGACCGGTTGCCGGTGCAAGGCAACCCAGATACACTGTGCATGGACTACAATAGGACTGATTTAACTACTGCTTCGCCGTTCTTTCCCAAGCCGACTATTCACCCTGGCAAGCCATCAAGCccgcacaaaaacaaaaatgggaTCCGACCTCCAGTACCGGGCAGCAAACACCGACCCCCGGTTACCCCCTGTGAGCCAGGGTGCCAATGCCGTGCGCCTATGGTAAAGATCACCAGCGAGCGGCACCCCCTATACAACAGGGTCAACACGGGTCAGATGCCGAACTGCGCAATACCATGCCACAACCCTTACTTCACCCACGACGAGAGAACTTTCACCGCTTTCTGGATTGGACTTTGGtcagtgctttgttttgtttccacttTTGCCACAGTCGCCACTTTCTTGATTGACATGGAAAGGTTCAAATACCCGGAGAGGCCGATCATCTTCCTGTCAGCTTGCTACATGTTTGTTTCTGTGGGCTACATCGTGAGGCTGATCGCCGGGCACGAGAAAGTAGCCTGCAACAGGGAGTACGAGGTGGAGCACATTCACTACGAGACCACGGGTCCCGCTCTGTGCACTGTTGTGTTTCTCTTGGTTTACTTCTTTGGCATGGCCAGCTCCATCTGGTGGGTCATACTGTCCCTGACTTGGTTCTTGGCTGCTGGAATGAAATGGGGCAACGAGGCCATAGCAAGTTATTCTCAGTATTTCCACCTGGCAGCTTGGCTGATCCCGAGCATCAAATCTATTGCTGTACTGGCACTCAGTTCTGTGGACGGTGACCCGGTGGCTGGGATCTGCTACGTTGGCAACCAAAACTTAGACAATCTCCGAGGCTTCGTGTTGGCGCCTTTGGTTATATACTTATTTATTGGGACAATGTTCCTCTTGGCGGGGTTCGTGTCTTTATTCAGGATCAGAAGCGTGATCAAGCAAGGGGGCACAAAAACGGACAAGTTAGAAAAGCTGATGATCAGGATTGGGATTTTTACAGTACTTTACACGGTGCCTGCAACAATTGTAGTCGCATGCTATTTTTACGAACAGCACAACAGACAGAGTTGGGAAATTACCCACAACTGTTCCTGCTTGGTAGAGAAGGACACAAAAAAGCCAGAATACGCTGTATTTATGTTAAAATACTTTATGTGCCTTTTGGTGGGCATCACCTCAGGAGTGTGGATCTGGTCGGGGAAAACTCTGGAGTCCTGGCGAGCTTTCACTACGCGGTGCTGTTGGGGAAGTAAAGGCACGAGCGGTTCCCTGTACAGTGATGCTAGCACGGGACTAACGTGGAGATCGGGTACTGCGAGTTCAGTGTCTTACCCCAAACAAATGCCACTATCCCAGGTTTGA